Sequence from the Sinorhizobium meliloti genome:
CTGCGGCCGAACTTGACTTCTTTAGCTGCCATTTTGAAAGCTCCTGGTTTCGAAATTCCGGAACTGGTCCGGTTTCAAATTGCGGAAGTTTGAAGGGTTGCCGGCGATCAGCCGATGACACCCATGATGTCGGCTTCCTTCATGATCAGAAGGTCTTCGCCGTTGATCTTGACTTCGCTGCCGGACCACTTGCCGAACAGGATGCGGTCGCCGGCCTTGACGTCGAGCGGAACAACCTTGCCGCTTTCGTCACGGGCACCCGAACCGACAGCGACGATTTCGCCTTCCTGCGGCTTTTCCTTAGCGGTGTCCGGAATGATGATGCCGCCCTTGGTCTTTTCTTCAGACTCGACGCGGCGGACGACAACGCGGTCGTGCAGCGGACGGAAATTGGTGCTTGCCATTGTCTAATCCCTCGATCATTGACACTGCGGATTTTGAACGACCCGGTGGTGGTTGTTAGCACTCTTCACACGAGAGTGCTAGCTCCGTGGCTGAGATACGTTCGTCGCAGATCTGTCGTCGCGGGACATCATTGCAGGACAGCTTTGAGACCTGTTCGGAAGCGCGAGACAGTGAAGGGATGGGAAAACTCCACCTTCGTCCCAGCACGACTCATTTTACCCTTGCTGCGGCTAGAGCACGTCCACTTTAATCCGGGTCATATCCTGCTGCTGCGAAGTAGTTCGCACACTCTTGCGGCTCGAAGAGCTTGACGATGTCGCCAACGGTGTTCCACAGGGCGTCGACGGAGCGTTCGGCCCTTGCCCGCAGAAGCGCCTTGAGCTTTGAGAAGGCGTTTTCGATCGGGTTGAAGTCGGGGCTATAGGGCGGGAGATAGAGCAGCGTGCAGCCAGCGGTTTCTATGGCCTGTCGGATGCCATCTGCCTTGTGGGCCGGCAGGTTGTCCATGACGACGATGTCGCCGGGCGTGAAGGTTGGCACGAGAACCTGCTCGACATAGGCCTTGAAAGCAACTCCGTTCATCGCCCCGTCAAGGACCATTGGCGCGGTCATGCCGGAGAGCCTGAGCGCCCCGGTGAACGTCGTAGTTTTCCAATGACCGTGCGGAACGCCCGATCGGCAACGCTCTCCGCGCGGAGAGCGACCGCGAAGTCGGGACATCTTCGTGGAAAGACCCGTCTCGTCTATGAAGACGAGGCGGGCTGGATCGAGATCAAGCTGTGCATCGAACCAGTCCTGACGCCGCTTCAGGAGGTCTGGCCGCTCCTGCTCCAATGCATGTGCGGTCTTTTTTTGAATGTGAAGCCGCGCTTGCGCAGCCAGACGTCGAGGGTGCTGCGGCCGATAGAGACGGATCGGTCCTCTTCCAGACGCAAAACCATCTCGTTCAGCGTGATGTCCTTCGACGCCTCGATCATGCCGATGATGAAAGCCTCATGATCGTCGAGACGGGAACCTCCAGGTCGACCCTGCTTGGCAGCGCTCACCTGACCCTGCCGGGCGCTCGCGATCCAGGCAATCGCCGTCGAAATCCCGATCCCGAGCCGCGCTGCAGTCGACCGCGCGGACATCCCACCAGCCGACGCAGCCAGAACCCGGTGGCGAAGATCATCACTCAATGCTCGGGCCATATTCCCTCCGACAAATCAAAGACAGCAGGAGGGAATCACAGAACGCTCTGAAAAGGAATCCTCACGCCGATTCCGCTTTCATCGGACGCGCTTGGTTTTCGACGTAACCACGTAAATTGCATCTCCGACCGTGATCACGGCCTTTGCCACGTCATCTGAAAGTTCGATATTGAACTCGTCCTGAATCATCATGACGATTTGAGCGACTTCGAGAAAGTCGGCGCCGAGGTCATCGACCAGAGACGCGTCGTCCACAGCATGGGCAGGGTCGACGCCCAACTGCTCGACGATTATTGCTCTTATACGGTTAGAGACGTCCGCGCTGGATTTTTCCACCGGTGTCCTCCCTTAAAGCATGATCACGCTTCTCCCGGCCTGCTCGGGCACCGAGACGTGAGCATAATCATCGCTTTTCTCTATACCATTAATCTCGACGTCGCAGACAGGGCATCTGGTAAGCCGCGTGGCTCACACAACCACGAAAGACCGGGTTCGATTCCCGGGCCTGCAACCAACACACAAACCGGCCACCCCGTTTCATCTTAGGGGCGTCTGAGGAACCACTTCCGGTACATCGGGGGGCACCTCATTCTCTGGAACGAACCAAAGTATGCTCACCATGAGAGCGATGGGGATGCTGATGAGTAAAAGGAAGGCGACGGCGGCTCTTCCTCACATTAAATAACGTTAAGATGGTTGGACGAAGCCTCAGCCAAGGTGGCCAGCGCGAGTGGCGCATTGTATAGGCGCCTGGAGGGTAGCTCTCAGCCCGCGCCCGCCCATCGGTGACGGTTTTTCGTTTTCAGGAGCGTAAATGAACACCCCTTCCCGAAGAGCGACCAGCGCATCTCTGAGGGCCCATACCGCGTCCACTTCTATGAGAAATGCAACCATTCGCCAGCGTCGTGTTTGGTGCCGCAGGCAATAAGTGAGATCAAGAGAAAGGGTTCGCCGACCGGACACCCACTCTGCCGATTTACGAGGAACGCTGCGTGGCAGCTATCGGTGAAGACGGCAAGGCAATGGCCTTGCTCACCTACGTCTGCGTCGGGGAGGAAATCACGCTCGGCTACACGGCCACCCGATCATCGACGGAAAGGTACCCACATCGTTCTCTTCAATGCCCTTGTCGACAGAGCCACAAAGCAAGGAAATATCGTTTCAATCGACTCCCGTACGCACGCCAACAACCTGGCCGCCCAAGCAGCATTCGAAGCGCAAGGTAGGACAAAAGAATACATCACGTATACCTATCCGCTGAAGGATCGGCGCGACGGCAAAGGGCCCACGGATGAGGAGATGAGGATGCCCGAATACTCGTCGAGCCCTTCGAGGCCCAGACGGCCTCAAGAGCATGCAGGCCTTCATAAACGAGAGAAGGCAGCAGAAGGATATGCGCTCCACCAGGCAGTGCCGGAAAGCAAATACCGGTGGGTACTGATCTTTTCCTCGCTCAGCAGCGCGCAAAGACCAGCCACATGAGCGAGAAGGCAGAGGTGAACAGCACCCACCGATTGCTTTCCCGCACTGCCTGGTGGAACGAATAGCCCTTGGCCGCCCACTCGTTGATGAGCACTTCCATGCCCGGCATACCCGTAGGGTCGGAATCGTATTCAACGACGCGGTAGGGCATGGTGGCCTCTTTGTGTGGGAGTAGCCCGCTCGGTACGCTTCTTCGAGCGGCAGCGGGACTTGTTATATGGGAGGGCCGTGAGCTTAGCGCTGCTTAGCACGCATACTGTGCGCCATTCGCGCTGGCCACCATCAACTATGACAGGCCCCGGTGAGGGAACTTCACCGGTGTCGCCTTGCTTTGCTCGCATTCATCGATCGTGATGGGGGATGGATAAGGCAGGCATCGCATTTATGGGT
This genomic interval carries:
- the groES gene encoding co-chaperone GroES: MASTNFRPLHDRVVVRRVESEEKTKGGIIIPDTAKEKPQEGEIVAVGSGARDESGKVVPLDVKAGDRILFGKWSGSEVKINGEDLLIMKEADIMGVIG
- a CDS encoding IS630 family transposase (programmed frameshift) — encoded protein: MARALSDDLRHRVLAASAGGMSARSTAARLGIGISTAIAWIASARQGQVSAAKQGRPGGSRLDDHEAFIIGMIEASKDITLNEMVLRLEEDRSVSIGRSTLDVWLRKRGFTFKKKTAHALEQERPDLLKRRQDWFDAQLDLDPARLVFIDETGLSTKMSRLRGRSPRGERCRSGVPHGHWKTTTFTGALRLSGMTAPMVLDGAMNGVAFKAYVEQVLVPTFTPGDIVVMDNLPAHKADGIRQAIETAGCTLLYLPPYSPDFNPIENAFSKLKALLRARAERSVDALWNTVGDIVKLFEPQECANYFAAAGYDPD
- a CDS encoding acyl carrier protein, which encodes MEKSSADVSNRIRAIIVEQLGVDPAHAVDDASLVDDLGADFLEVAQIVMMIQDEFNIELSDDVAKAVITVGDAIYVVTSKTKRVR